The proteins below are encoded in one region of Chrysemys picta bellii isolate R12L10 chromosome 4, ASM1138683v2, whole genome shotgun sequence:
- the LOC135983222 gene encoding uncharacterized protein LOC135983222 — protein sequence MQSSPAVMAMQSVNRKRAPAWTDREVLDLIAVWGDESVLSELRSKRMNAKIYEKISKDMAERGYSRDATQCRVKIKELRQGYQKTKEANGRSGSHPQTSRFYEALHSILGAAATTTPPVTVDSEDGILSTAGSSDMLGDGEDEEGDEEGEAVGSSHNADFPDSQDLFITLTEIPYEASPAITPDTESGEGSATPSATVSQPSLESHSQRLARIRRRKKRTREDMFSELMASSQAQAAQQTQWRENLTRMHQANMDREERWRQEDQQATLTLLGLLREQTDTLRRLVDVLQERRQEDRAPLQSISNRPPPPPSPIPTSPKVQRRRGGRVPANSHSTPAESSSSRRLSFPKI from the exons atgcagagctctccagcagtgatggccatgcagtctgtgaatagaaagagagccccagcatggactgatcgtgaagtcttggatctcatcgctgtgtggggcgatgagtccgtgctttccgagctgcgatccaaaagaatgaatgcaaagatctacgagaagatctctaaagacatggcagagagaggatacagccgggatgcaacgcagtgccgcgtgaaaatcaaggagctgagacaaggctaccagaagaccaaagaggcaaacggacgctccggatcccatccccagacatcccgtttctacgaggcactgcattccatcctcggtgctgccgccaccactaccccaccagtgaccgtggactctgaggatgggatactgtccacggccggttcctcagacatgttaggggacggggaagatgaggaaggagatgaggagggcgaggcagttggcagctctcacaacgctgatttccccgacagccaggatctcttcatcacccttacagagatcccctacgaagcgtccccagccattaccccggacacagaatctggtgaaggatcagcca ccccgtctgcgactgtctcacaacctagcctggaatcacactcccagaggctagcgcggattaggcgtaggaagaagaggacacgggaggacatgttctctgagcttatggcctcttcccaagcccaggcagcacagcagacccagtggcgggagaacttgacccgaatgcaccaagccaacatggatcgggaggagaggtggcggcaggaagaccagcaggcgactctaacgctgcttggactactgagggagcaaacggacacactccggcgccttgtggatgttctgcaggaacggaggcaggaggacagagccccgctgcagtccatctctaaccgccctcccccgccaccaagtcccatacccacctcacccaaagtgcaaagaaggagaggcggcagagtccctgctaactctcactccacccctgcagagagctctagtagcagaaggctctcatttcccaaaatttga